Proteins from a genomic interval of Rosa chinensis cultivar Old Blush chromosome 2, RchiOBHm-V2, whole genome shotgun sequence:
- the LOC112184048 gene encoding uncharacterized protein LOC112184048, translating to MVENDYEWNVPLLEALFTPMEVGIIASIPLSLRGADDNFVWHYDKRGNYGVRSGYHVARLDEEDGLHLFRDCDVTACFWVCTKLGLLAKNVAASCVEDWVLNVIEKLDGNQRCAFFMALWVIWSERNNVLWNKSFFCASNAAQWASKFLEEYQQFHVHGNAQGRREKTKWQNPPSGRLKVNVDGSYRADYGDGGVGVVIRDENGMCLPALARHFPHASSALHMEAEACRAGLLLAIHQDMTVIDVESDCSLIVTALQRDVEDRSEIGRIIDDYETPVIIRDVLYEDVCNVSNVARGSE from the exons ATGGTGGAGAACGATTATGAGTGGAATGTTCCACTTTTGGAAGCTTTATTTACACCAATGGAAGTTGGCATAATTGCAAGTATCCCTCTAAGCCTTCGAGGAGCAGATGACAACTTTGTTTGGCACTATGACAAGAGAGGAAACTATGGAGTGAGAAGTGGATACCATGTGGCCCGCCTTGATGAAG AAGATGGATTACACTTGTTCAGAGATTGTGATGTTACTGCATGCTTTTGGGTGTGTACCAAATTGGGCCTTTTGGCCAAGAATGTGGCTGCTTCATGTGTGGAGGATTGGGTGTTGAACGTCATTGAAAAATTGGATGGTAATCAACGTTGTGCTTTTTTCATGGCACTCTGGGTCATATGGTCTGAAAGAAATAATGTCTTGTGGAACAAGAGTTTCTTTTGTGCCTCTAATGCTGCGCAGTGGGCTAGTAAATTTCTTGAGGAATATCAGCAATTTCATGTGCATGGAAATGCGCAAGGTAGAAGGGAAAAGACCAAATGGCAGAACCCTCCTAGTGGGCGTCTGAAAGTGAATGTGGATGGGAGTTACCGGGCTGATTACGGTGATGGTGGAGTGGGAGTTGTGATACGTGATGAAAATGGTATGTGTTTGCCAGCTCTGGCTCGGCATTTCCCACATGCGTCATCTGCTTTACATATGGAGGCTGAAGCATGCAGGGCTGGGCTCTTATTGGCGATCCATCAGGACATGACCGTTATTGATGTTGAGAGCGATTGCTCCCTTATTGTTACTGCTCTGCAGCGTGATGTGGAAGATAGATCTGAAATTGGGCGTATTATCGAtgatt ATGaaactcctgttattattcgggatgttctctatgaggatgtTTGTAATGTTTCTAATGTTGcacggggttcag AATAG